One window of the Bdellovibrionales bacterium genome contains the following:
- a CDS encoding porin, translated as MKNLVIATFILSVSSFSLAEESKPHISWGGFVDTQYAFDFNNPPNGDRAFSTQPSRSNEFNLNLGYLDVNVDAPKLRGRFALQAGTSVQSNYSGEPQRGSISGPELSRHIQEARLGYKISDKTWVDAGIFFAHVGAETWISRDNIVLTRSWVADYSPYYLSGVKLTHTASDSLTLQFLVINGWQNISENNTDKNIGTGIEYSWDRFSVVYNTLIGNEISPDLNGLPRNSEFRHYHNLILRSKNAENFEWAAEFDIGFQEKPESSNSSQWFGVSLMGRYKISEDQKVSLRLEHFNDPDQVILVTNRPESFNGWGGSLGFDQILEHGLSWRNELRYLRADANVFPKSASDFSKENLTLTTSLALSF; from the coding sequence ATTTCTTGGGGAGGATTTGTCGACACGCAATATGCGTTTGATTTTAATAATCCGCCAAATGGGGATCGTGCGTTCTCGACCCAGCCTTCCAGGTCCAATGAGTTTAACCTGAACCTCGGCTATTTAGACGTCAACGTCGACGCTCCAAAACTCCGGGGAAGATTTGCGCTTCAGGCCGGCACTTCGGTGCAGAGCAATTATTCGGGGGAACCCCAGAGAGGCTCTATCAGTGGCCCCGAACTTTCTCGTCACATCCAGGAGGCGCGTCTCGGGTATAAGATCTCAGATAAAACCTGGGTCGATGCCGGAATTTTCTTTGCCCATGTGGGAGCAGAGACATGGATTTCTCGCGACAACATAGTTCTCACTCGCTCCTGGGTTGCCGATTATTCACCTTATTATCTTTCTGGAGTAAAGCTCACTCACACCGCCAGTGACTCGCTCACTCTTCAGTTTTTGGTGATCAATGGCTGGCAGAACATTTCTGAGAACAACACCGATAAAAATATAGGAACTGGAATTGAGTATTCGTGGGATCGTTTTTCAGTCGTCTACAACACACTGATCGGTAATGAGATCTCTCCTGATTTGAATGGATTGCCTCGAAACTCAGAGTTTCGTCATTACCACAACTTGATTCTACGAAGCAAAAATGCCGAAAACTTTGAGTGGGCCGCAGAGTTCGATATTGGATTTCAAGAAAAACCAGAGAGTTCAAACTCAAGCCAATGGTTTGGAGTTTCATTGATGGGTCGATATAAAATTTCGGAGGATCAAAAAGTGTCTCTCCGCCTTGAACATTTTAATGACCCCGATCAAGTCATCCTAGTGACGAATCGTCCTGAGAGTTTCAACGGATGGGGCGGGTCGCTTGGGTTTGATCAAATTCTTGAACACGGTCTTTCGTGGAGAAATGAGCTTCGATATCTTCGGGCCGACGCCAACGTTTTTCCGAAAAGCGCATCTGATTTTTCAAAAGAGAACTTAACGCTCACGACATCATTGGCGCTGTCGTTTTAG